The following are encoded in a window of Fretibacter rubidus genomic DNA:
- a CDS encoding type II toxin-antitoxin system death-on-curing family toxin, whose protein sequence is MSVTLTIDDVLAFHAVQLARYGGAPGVRDMGLVEAALYRPQTGYYKDILEEAAALWESFLMNHPFVDGNKRTAFMVTDVYLRVNGISITAGSKQTGDFLYGLFDTGEVTFKNLDAWLRNNTRVTPR, encoded by the coding sequence ATGTCTGTCACATTGACCATTGATGACGTGCTGGCGTTTCATGCCGTTCAACTTGCACGCTACGGCGGCGCGCCAGGTGTGCGCGATATGGGGCTTGTCGAAGCGGCCCTATATCGCCCCCAAACAGGCTATTACAAAGATATACTCGAAGAAGCCGCTGCGCTTTGGGAAAGTTTTTTGATGAACCATCCTTTTGTGGACGGCAATAAACGCACGGCTTTTATGGTGACTGATGTGTATTTGCGAGTAAACGGCATCAGCATAACGGCTGGCTCAAAACAGACGGGCGATTTTCTCTACGGCCTGTTTGATACAGGTGAGGTGACATTTAAAAACCTCGATGCGTGGCTGCGTAATAATACGCGTGTCACACCTCGTTAA
- a CDS encoding GatB/YqeY domain-containing protein yields the protein MGQSMALRDQISSHTKLAMKSKDKVRLSTLRLVSAAIKDRDIAARSEDRCGGIDDGEILSLLAKMLKQREESAKTYEDNGRPELAAREHEEMDIIREFMPTPLSDAEVQDIIKEIVDTSGATCLKDMGKIMGVLKTDYAGRIDMGKAGKVVKAHLCS from the coding sequence ATGGGACAAAGCATGGCCTTAAGAGATCAAATTTCGAGTCACACAAAACTCGCTATGAAAAGCAAAGACAAAGTGCGTTTATCGACGCTACGTCTAGTCAGTGCGGCTATAAAAGACCGCGATATTGCGGCACGATCTGAGGATCGTTGCGGCGGTATTGATGACGGAGAAATCCTAAGCTTGCTGGCGAAAATGCTAAAGCAGCGCGAGGAAAGCGCCAAAACCTACGAAGATAATGGCCGTCCTGAACTGGCTGCGCGCGAGCATGAGGAAATGGATATCATCCGTGAATTTATGCCGACGCCTCTATCGGACGCAGAAGTTCAGGATATCATCAAAGAGATTGTCGATACATCTGGTGCCACATGCCTAAAAGATATGGGCAAGATTATGGGTGTTTTGAAAACCGATTACGCGGGGCGAATCGATATGGGTAAAGCCGGCAAGGTCGTCAAAGCGCATTTGTGTAGCTAG
- a CDS encoding NAD-dependent epimerase/dehydratase family protein yields MADTVLVTGISGYIASHVARKLLDLGYNVRGTVRNKAKGQRIVEALEADGADITKLDLIEADLGSDAGWAEAVKDCRYIQHIASPFPMEAPSDREALVPEARAGAQRVLEHGLSAGVDRVVMTSSMVAMMGKPGRGSEMIVREGDWSDPDWKPLTAYPVSKTRAEQSAWAYVRAQKMDAKLTTVCPGLVLGPDPYNNGGASLALIKAMFEGEFPRVPKIAYPIVDVRDCAAIHVKAMTATGAKGRRLMAAANTLWFKEVAQTLRQAYPDAKKLPKGEFPNVMVRLVGLFDDRVKGVIPDLGVFHIADADYVTNLTQVLPRPAREAVRASAESLMLNGTVNLD; encoded by the coding sequence ATGGCTGACACTGTTCTTGTTACCGGTATCTCTGGATATATAGCGTCTCATGTCGCGCGAAAATTGCTCGACCTTGGGTATAATGTACGCGGCACAGTGCGGAATAAAGCCAAAGGCCAGCGTATCGTAGAGGCCTTAGAAGCAGACGGCGCGGATATCACAAAGCTAGACCTTATTGAGGCAGATTTGGGATCTGATGCTGGCTGGGCGGAGGCTGTCAAAGATTGCCGCTACATCCAACACATCGCCTCACCGTTCCCGATGGAAGCCCCAAGCGACCGCGAGGCCTTAGTTCCCGAAGCACGGGCCGGGGCGCAGCGTGTGTTAGAGCATGGCCTTAGCGCAGGTGTTGACCGCGTCGTCATGACGTCATCAATGGTGGCGATGATGGGAAAGCCAGGTCGCGGCAGTGAGATGATTGTCAGAGAAGGGGATTGGTCGGATCCCGATTGGAAACCACTAACGGCCTATCCTGTGTCAAAGACCCGCGCCGAACAATCGGCTTGGGCCTATGTTCGCGCTCAGAAAATGGACGCTAAACTAACGACCGTGTGTCCGGGGTTGGTACTTGGCCCTGATCCTTATAATAACGGCGGGGCGTCACTCGCCTTAATCAAAGCCATGTTTGAAGGTGAATTTCCACGTGTTCCCAAAATCGCCTATCCGATTGTTGATGTGCGGGATTGCGCCGCCATTCACGTCAAAGCCATGACAGCAACAGGGGCCAAGGGTCGGCGGTTGATGGCGGCGGCGAATACGCTTTGGTTCAAGGAAGTGGCTCAAACCCTTCGCCAAGCCTATCCAGACGCGAAAAAGCTGCCCAAAGGCGAATTTCCGAATGTCATGGTACGCCTAGTCGGATTATTTGATGACCGCGTGAAGGGTGTCATCCCGGATCTTGGTGTCTTTCACATCGCCGATGCCGATTACGTGACAAACCTGACCCAAGTTCTCCCGCGGCCTGCCCGAGAGGCTGTACGGGCAAGTGCGGAAAGCTTAATGCTAAACGGCACGGTTAATCTGGATTAA
- the carA gene encoding glutamine-hydrolyzing carbamoyl-phosphate synthase small subunit has protein sequence MQDENTSTYKTPKGATGILVLSDGAVFYGHGCGLIGDAVGEVCFNTAMTGYQEILTDPSYAAQIICFTFPHVGNTGTNDEDEEASTTAAETAARGAIFRAPVTEPSNWRSTGHLHGWLETRKIIGLSGIDTRALTAYIRDNGMPNGVIAHAPDGVFDVPSLIEKARSWNGLIGADLAIENMTDKNFDWREARWVWPEGYTDKDGLKKVVLIDYGVKRNILRNLVSNGLSVTVVPGTASADDILALKADGVVLSNGPGDPAATGEYAVPVIKALIAADMPILGICLGHQMLATALGGKTVKMDQGHHGANHPVKDHTTNKVEIVSMNHGFAVDRNSLPDDVEETHVSLFDGTNCGIRLKGKPVFSVQHHPEASPGPQDSFYLFERFASAL, from the coding sequence ATGCAAGACGAAAATACATCGACATATAAAACGCCAAAGGGCGCAACTGGTATCCTCGTTCTATCGGACGGGGCTGTTTTTTATGGGCATGGCTGTGGCCTTATCGGGGACGCCGTTGGCGAGGTGTGTTTTAACACCGCCATGACAGGCTACCAAGAAATATTGACTGACCCGTCCTATGCCGCGCAAATCATCTGTTTCACCTTTCCCCATGTCGGTAACACCGGCACCAATGATGAGGACGAAGAGGCGTCGACCACAGCCGCAGAGACTGCCGCACGCGGGGCCATCTTTCGCGCGCCCGTCACAGAGCCGTCAAACTGGCGCTCGACTGGGCATTTGCACGGCTGGTTAGAGACCCGAAAAATCATAGGTCTGTCGGGCATCGATACGCGTGCCCTGACCGCTTACATTCGCGACAACGGCATGCCAAATGGCGTCATTGCGCATGCACCCGACGGTGTATTTGATGTCCCTTCCCTGATCGAGAAAGCGCGCAGCTGGAACGGCCTTATCGGCGCTGACTTAGCGATTGAAAATATGACAGATAAAAACTTCGATTGGCGTGAAGCCCGCTGGGTTTGGCCCGAAGGATATACTGATAAAGACGGGCTCAAGAAAGTCGTGTTGATTGATTACGGTGTCAAACGCAATATTTTGCGTAACCTTGTCTCTAATGGCCTGTCTGTCACTGTTGTACCGGGTACAGCCAGCGCGGATGATATCCTCGCGCTTAAAGCTGACGGCGTGGTGCTATCTAATGGCCCGGGGGACCCCGCAGCAACAGGTGAATATGCCGTGCCCGTAATCAAGGCGCTAATCGCAGCCGATATGCCAATTTTGGGGATTTGCTTGGGACACCAAATGCTCGCCACGGCCCTCGGCGGTAAAACGGTGAAAATGGATCAAGGCCACCACGGCGCGAACCATCCTGTGAAAGACCACACAACCAACAAAGTCGAGATTGTATCGATGAACCACGGATTTGCCGTCGATAGAAACAGCCTACCAGATGATGTTGAAGAAACACATGTTAGCTTGTTTGACGGCACCAATTGCGGCATCCGCCTGAAGGGTAAACCCGTTTTTTCTGTCCAACACCACCCGGAAGCCAGCCCCGGCCCGCAAGATAGCTTCTATCTGTTCGAACGTTTCGCTAGCGCACTTTAA
- the carB gene encoding carbamoyl-phosphate synthase large subunit, with amino-acid sequence MGKRTDIKSILIIGAGPIIIGQACEFDYSGVQACKALKDEGYRVILINSNPATIMTDPGMADATYIEPITPEMVEMVIAKERPDALLPTMGGQTALNTALALEEMGVLEKYGVEMIGAKADVIDKAENRERFAEAMTKIGLENPKATIVTAPDGDIAAGVAEAMKALDFTGLPAIIRPAFTLGGTGGGVAYNIEEYEEIIRSGLMASPTNQVLVDESLLGWKEYEMEVVRDKDDNCIIICAIENIDPMGVHTGDSITVAPALTLTDKEYQIMRDASIAVLREIGVETGGSNVQFGLNPKDGRMVVIEMNPRVSRSSALASKATGFPIAKIAAKLAVGYTLDELDNDITGATPAAFEPTIDYVVTKIPRFAFEKFPGAEPVLTTAMRSVGEAMAIGRTFTESLQKALRSLETDLTGMNEIIIDPSGEMNEDELKNAMKARLSILAPDRLLVIAQAFRQGFTVEKVFQYTQIDPWFLRQIEALVKAEAHIRDNGLPKNAADWRALKSEGFSDARIAELAGVHEHIVRKERREEGVRPVYKRVDTCAAEFKAKTPYMYSTYEMPSFGGEVDCEARVSDRKKVIILGGGPNRIGQGIEFDYCCCHAAFALGDINIESIMVNCNPETVSTDYDTSDRLYFEPLTEEDVLELIETERKSGELLGVIVQFGGQTPLKLAEALEANGIPLLGTMRDALDRAEDRERFKALVDKLGLKQPNNAIARTAQECEDAAIKVGYPVVLRPSNVLGGRGMEIVEDTPDLRRYVNEAVKVSGKSPLLIDQYLRNAIEVDVDAICDGHEVFVAGIMEHIEEAGVHSGDSACSLPPYTLSEDIQTELKRQATLLALELGVVGLMNIQFAVKDDVVYLIEVNPRASRTVPFVAKAIGLPVANIAAKVMAGHKLSEFDLDYGKQKHIAVKEAVFPFARFPGVDTVLGPEMRSTGEVMGLASSFGTAFAKSQLGGGVVLPDTGKVFISVRDEHKPLMADLSKQLIDMGFTIIATGGTTKYLREQGLEIEYVKKAHEGRPNIVDEIKNGEIALMFNTTSGKQSLKDSFSLRRAALTQKVPYFTTAAAARASVEAIKDLRVHGYDVMSLQSYAKS; translated from the coding sequence ATGGGTAAGCGTACGGATATTAAATCAATCCTGATTATTGGGGCGGGCCCCATCATTATTGGCCAAGCGTGCGAGTTTGACTACTCTGGTGTGCAGGCCTGTAAGGCGTTGAAGGACGAAGGTTACCGCGTCATTTTGATCAATTCGAACCCTGCCACAATCATGACCGACCCCGGCATGGCGGACGCAACCTATATTGAACCGATTACGCCCGAAATGGTGGAAATGGTGATTGCTAAAGAACGCCCCGATGCCCTGCTGCCGACTATGGGCGGGCAAACGGCACTGAATACGGCTTTGGCCCTAGAAGAAATGGGCGTGTTGGAGAAATACGGCGTAGAGATGATTGGCGCGAAGGCGGACGTCATTGATAAGGCCGAAAACCGCGAACGTTTTGCAGAAGCCATGACGAAAATCGGCCTTGAAAACCCCAAGGCAACAATTGTTACGGCCCCTGACGGCGATATTGCGGCAGGTGTTGCTGAGGCCATGAAGGCTCTAGATTTCACAGGTCTGCCCGCAATTATCCGTCCGGCCTTCACGCTCGGCGGCACAGGCGGCGGAGTGGCTTATAATATCGAGGAATATGAAGAGATTATCCGCAGCGGCCTGATGGCATCGCCGACCAATCAAGTGCTGGTCGATGAGAGCCTTTTGGGATGGAAAGAATACGAAATGGAAGTCGTGCGCGACAAAGATGATAATTGCATCATCATCTGCGCTATTGAAAACATCGACCCGATGGGCGTGCATACAGGTGACAGTATCACCGTTGCCCCTGCCCTGACGCTGACCGATAAAGAATACCAGATTATGCGCGATGCCTCTATCGCTGTGCTACGCGAAATTGGTGTGGAGACGGGCGGATCGAACGTACAATTTGGCTTAAACCCCAAAGACGGGCGCATGGTCGTCATTGAAATGAACCCACGCGTATCGCGTAGCTCGGCGCTGGCGTCAAAAGCAACAGGCTTTCCAATTGCCAAAATCGCCGCCAAACTGGCTGTTGGTTACACGCTGGACGAGCTAGACAATGATATCACGGGCGCAACACCTGCCGCCTTTGAGCCGACCATTGATTATGTCGTCACGAAAATTCCGCGTTTCGCTTTTGAAAAATTCCCAGGCGCAGAGCCTGTATTGACAACCGCCATGCGCTCTGTGGGCGAGGCTATGGCCATTGGGCGGACCTTTACCGAGAGCTTGCAAAAGGCGCTACGCTCACTCGAGACTGACCTGACGGGGATGAACGAGATTATCATCGACCCCAGCGGAGAAATGAACGAGGACGAGCTTAAAAATGCCATGAAAGCGCGCTTGTCTATCCTTGCGCCTGACCGTTTACTGGTTATCGCGCAAGCTTTCCGCCAAGGCTTCACAGTTGAGAAAGTCTTCCAATACACCCAAATCGACCCGTGGTTCCTGCGCCAGATTGAAGCGCTGGTGAAAGCAGAAGCGCATATTCGCGATAACGGCTTGCCCAAAAACGCCGCTGACTGGCGCGCGCTGAAATCCGAAGGGTTTTCCGATGCGCGTATCGCTGAATTGGCGGGCGTGCATGAACATATCGTGCGTAAAGAACGCCGCGAAGAAGGCGTGCGTCCTGTTTATAAGCGCGTTGATACTTGCGCCGCCGAATTCAAAGCCAAAACGCCCTATATGTATTCCACCTATGAAATGCCCTCTTTTGGCGGCGAAGTCGATTGCGAAGCCCGGGTGTCAGACCGCAAGAAAGTCATCATCCTTGGCGGCGGCCCTAACCGTATCGGCCAAGGCATTGAATTTGATTATTGCTGCTGCCACGCCGCCTTTGCGCTGGGTGACATTAATATTGAGTCCATCATGGTCAATTGTAATCCAGAGACAGTGTCGACCGATTATGATACCTCTGACCGGCTATATTTTGAGCCGCTAACTGAAGAGGATGTGCTGGAATTAATCGAGACGGAGCGCAAAAGCGGTGAACTCCTTGGCGTAATCGTCCAATTCGGCGGCCAAACCCCGCTTAAACTGGCCGAGGCGCTGGAAGCCAACGGCATTCCCCTGCTTGGGACGATGCGCGACGCGCTCGACCGCGCCGAAGACCGTGAACGGTTCAAAGCTTTGGTCGATAAACTCGGTTTAAAGCAGCCCAACAATGCCATCGCTCGTACGGCCCAAGAGTGTGAAGACGCCGCCATTAAGGTTGGTTATCCCGTTGTGCTTCGCCCGTCTAACGTGCTGGGTGGTCGTGGTATGGAGATTGTCGAAGATACGCCAGACCTGCGTCGTTACGTGAATGAAGCCGTTAAAGTCTCTGGTAAATCACCGCTACTCATTGACCAATATCTGCGTAATGCGATTGAGGTAGATGTGGACGCGATTTGCGACGGACACGAGGTGTTTGTCGCGGGCATCATGGAACACATCGAAGAAGCAGGCGTGCATAGTGGTGATAGCGCCTGTTCTCTGCCGCCCTATACGCTGTCTGAGGACATACAAACCGAACTTAAACGGCAAGCCACATTGCTCGCGCTTGAGCTAGGTGTTGTGGGACTGATGAACATCCAATTCGCCGTTAAAGACGACGTCGTTTACCTCATAGAGGTCAATCCACGTGCGTCTCGCACTGTGCCCTTTGTGGCCAAGGCCATTGGCTTGCCCGTGGCTAATATCGCGGCCAAAGTTATGGCGGGTCATAAGCTATCTGAATTTGATCTGGATTACGGCAAGCAAAAACACATCGCCGTCAAAGAAGCGGTGTTCCCCTTTGCGCGCTTCCCGGGTGTGGACACAGTCCTTGGCCCTGAGATGCGCTCTACGGGCGAAGTTATGGGTCTAGCCTCTAGCTTTGGCACCGCCTTTGCCAAGTCACAACTCGGCGGCGGTGTGGTGCTACCTGATACTGGCAAGGTCTTTATTTCTGTACGGGACGAGCATAAACCGTTAATGGCAGACCTGTCTAAGCAGTTGATTGATATGGGTTTTACGATTATTGCGACCGGCGGCACGACGAAATATCTACGCGAGCAAGGCTTAGAGATTGAATATGTCAAGAAAGCCCATGAAGGCCGCCCAAACATTGTTGATGAGATCAAAAACGGTGAAATTGCTCTGATGTTTAATACGACATCGGGCAAACAATCCCTTAAGGATAGCTTCTCTCTGCGCCGTGCAGCCCTCACGCAAAAAGTACCGTATTTCACCACGGCCGCCGCTGCGCGCGCCAGTGTGGAAGCCATTAAAGACCTACGCGTTCACGGCTATGACGTCATGAGCCTTCAAAGCTACGCCAAGAGCTAG
- a CDS encoding TonB-dependent receptor, whose product MTKSFQARAAAASLLLSVSAFAFSNPAFAQDNTEFMDEIIVTGSPLARSVDEAITGVSILSGDELSDRLASTIGETLKSEPGISSTFFGAGASRPILRGQGGDRVRVLTNGIGSIDASSASPDHAVAVEPAQAERIEVLRGAALLRYGSSGAGGVVNVMDGRIPNSLPDGIADASIRVGASSVDNGFETAASFDTALGSNFVLHLDGTFKESENYDIPGFAESARLRAEEAAEHDDDHDDDHDDDHDDEHEHEDEEEAFGTLPNSQTKSHSVTGGLSYVGDWGFIGFAVHDFSADYGVPGHGHEHGEEDHDEDHDEDEDHDDEHGHEDEEEGEEDVTIGLDQTRVDMNGSIALSGMFEALQIFGGYADYTHTEFEGPGVVGTVFTNEGYELRSELIQRENNGWKAAYGAQLRVRDFAAIGEEAFVPPTETRQIGLYTFHQKEVGDLHLEGAARYESTRQESTTTNDEQTFNLFSLSAGGDYHLTDALRVGGSVFRTERAPSTEELFSNGPHLATEQFELGDPNLGKEVATGFEAAIRHREDGHFITANLFYTDYDDYIFEAETGAEEDGLPVFQFTAADATFRGFELQGGIDIGEWNGFTVKADALGEYVRAKTSTGNLPRIPPLSVLGGIEAVSDNLSLRAEVDHSASQKDVAEFETGTDSYTLTNAFATWSVPSAQGVKLSLSVLNIFDVDARQHTSFLKDLAPLPGRNVRVSVRASF is encoded by the coding sequence ATGACAAAGTCATTCCAAGCCCGCGCTGCTGCGGCATCTTTATTGCTATCTGTATCTGCTTTCGCTTTTTCCAATCCTGCTTTTGCCCAAGATAATACCGAATTCATGGACGAAATCATCGTCACGGGCTCCCCACTGGCACGGTCAGTTGACGAAGCCATTACTGGCGTTTCTATCCTGTCAGGCGACGAACTCTCAGATCGTCTGGCAAGTACCATTGGCGAGACCTTAAAATCTGAGCCTGGAATATCATCGACCTTCTTTGGCGCGGGGGCATCTCGCCCAATCTTGCGCGGCCAAGGTGGGGACCGCGTGCGTGTCCTGACCAATGGCATCGGGTCTATTGATGCCTCATCCGCGTCTCCAGACCACGCCGTTGCTGTGGAACCGGCCCAAGCTGAGCGTATCGAAGTGCTGCGCGGCGCAGCTTTGCTGCGTTACGGCTCTTCTGGGGCGGGCGGTGTTGTCAATGTCATGGACGGCCGTATCCCCAATAGCTTGCCGGACGGCATTGCGGATGCCTCTATCCGCGTTGGCGCCAGCAGTGTCGATAATGGATTTGAAACGGCTGCATCATTTGATACCGCTTTGGGATCGAATTTCGTGCTGCATCTGGACGGTACATTTAAAGAATCTGAAAACTATGACATTCCCGGTTTCGCCGAAAGCGCGCGACTTCGCGCCGAAGAGGCCGCCGAGCATGATGATGACCACGACGATGATCATGATGACGACCACGATGACGAACACGAGCATGAGGATGAAGAGGAAGCCTTTGGCACACTTCCCAATTCACAAACCAAAAGCCATTCCGTTACAGGCGGTCTGTCCTATGTCGGTGATTGGGGCTTCATCGGTTTTGCAGTGCATGATTTCAGTGCTGATTACGGGGTACCAGGCCACGGCCATGAGCACGGCGAAGAAGATCATGACGAAGATCACGACGAGGATGAAGACCACGATGACGAACACGGGCATGAGGATGAAGAAGAGGGTGAGGAAGACGTCACCATCGGCCTTGACCAAACCCGTGTTGATATGAACGGTAGCATCGCCCTGTCAGGTATGTTCGAAGCGCTACAAATTTTTGGTGGCTATGCAGATTATACCCATACTGAATTTGAAGGCCCCGGCGTTGTCGGCACAGTCTTTACCAATGAGGGATATGAGCTTCGATCAGAGCTTATTCAGCGCGAAAACAATGGGTGGAAAGCGGCTTACGGCGCACAGCTTCGCGTGCGTGATTTTGCGGCCATTGGCGAAGAAGCCTTTGTGCCCCCAACTGAAACACGCCAAATTGGCCTTTATACCTTCCATCAAAAAGAAGTTGGCGACCTTCACCTCGAAGGGGCCGCGCGTTATGAAAGCACACGTCAAGAAAGCACAACAACCAATGACGAGCAGACCTTTAATTTGTTTAGCCTGTCTGCTGGTGGTGATTACCATCTAACCGATGCCTTACGTGTCGGCGGTAGTGTTTTCAGAACAGAGCGCGCCCCGTCTACAGAGGAATTGTTTTCCAACGGCCCTCACCTCGCGACAGAGCAATTTGAACTTGGCGACCCAAACCTTGGCAAAGAAGTTGCCACGGGGTTTGAAGCTGCCATTCGCCACCGCGAAGACGGCCATTTCATCACAGCTAATCTATTCTACACAGATTATGATGACTATATATTTGAGGCCGAAACGGGTGCAGAGGAAGACGGCTTGCCTGTATTCCAATTCACGGCCGCTGACGCGACCTTCCGCGGATTTGAATTACAAGGCGGTATCGACATTGGTGAATGGAACGGATTTACGGTCAAAGCCGACGCCTTGGGCGAATATGTCCGTGCGAAAACGTCAACGGGCAACCTACCCCGCATCCCGCCTTTATCTGTGTTAGGCGGTATTGAGGCTGTGTCAGATAATCTGTCACTGCGTGCCGAGGTTGATCATTCTGCGTCGCAAAAAGATGTTGCAGAGTTTGAGACAGGCACGGATAGTTACACATTGACCAATGCCTTTGCGACATGGTCTGTGCCGTCAGCCCAAGGTGTGAAACTTAGCCTATCAGTGCTAAATATCTTTGACGTTGATGCGCGCCAGCATACATCGTTCTTAAAAGACCTCGCCCCGCTGCCGGGCCGCAACGTGCGTGTCTCTGTACGGGCATCTTTCTAG
- a CDS encoding LD-carboxypeptidase — MMTGAAALGLSSSFGMQAASHQLGSGPAIVKPPRLNLGDTVGLISPASLNVDSYDYDMADEVVEALGLVPKRGKNVGRDFGYFSAPDKDRAADVNAMFADKSVKGIFAIRGGWGCARILPYLDYDMIAKNPKPLIGYSDITALHMALHAKTGLVSFHGPNATAAWGQASVDSFKPLLFDGAQPTYSNPEANEDRLVQRKWRTRILTGGTASGRLMGGNLTVLTAMVGTPYMPNMDGAILFIEDVGEAEYRIDRMLTQLGQAGHLKGLKGVIFGQCTKCTTSGGSGFTLTEVLKQHIVPLGVPAFQGAFFGHMSDQYTIPFGTRAIMDADAGTLRMLEPSVT; from the coding sequence ATGATGACCGGCGCGGCAGCACTCGGCCTTTCTTCCAGCTTTGGCATGCAGGCTGCATCGCATCAACTTGGCTCTGGCCCGGCAATTGTTAAGCCTCCGCGCCTTAACTTAGGCGATACGGTAGGTTTGATTTCTCCAGCGAGCCTTAACGTTGATTCCTACGATTACGACATGGCGGATGAAGTTGTTGAAGCCCTCGGATTGGTGCCAAAGCGCGGCAAAAATGTTGGTCGTGATTTTGGTTATTTTTCGGCCCCCGATAAGGACCGTGCAGCCGATGTAAACGCTATGTTTGCCGATAAATCTGTCAAAGGCATATTTGCAATACGCGGTGGCTGGGGCTGCGCGCGTATATTGCCCTATCTTGACTATGATATGATTGCAAAAAACCCCAAACCGCTCATCGGTTACAGCGATATAACGGCGCTGCACATGGCCTTACATGCAAAAACGGGGCTGGTAAGTTTTCATGGACCCAATGCGACAGCTGCGTGGGGACAGGCCAGTGTGGATTCATTCAAGCCGCTACTCTTTGACGGCGCACAACCAACATATAGCAATCCAGAAGCCAATGAGGATCGCCTCGTGCAGCGCAAATGGCGCACGCGCATATTAACAGGGGGGACGGCTTCGGGTCGTCTTATGGGCGGCAATCTTACCGTTCTAACAGCAATGGTTGGCACGCCCTATATGCCGAATATGGACGGTGCAATTTTGTTCATTGAAGATGTAGGGGAAGCTGAATACCGCATTGACCGCATGCTAACTCAACTGGGCCAAGCGGGTCATTTAAAGGGCCTCAAGGGTGTGATTTTTGGTCAATGCACAAAGTGTACAACATCAGGCGGTAGCGGTTTCACGCTGACTGAGGTCCTAAAACAACATATTGTGCCTTTGGGTGTGCCAGCCTTCCAAGGGGCATTTTTTGGTCACATGTCCGACCAATATACGATTCCTTTTGGCACACGTGCGATTATGGATGCCGATGCGGGAACACTGCGTATGCTAGAGCCGTCGGTGACTTAA
- a CDS encoding M48 family metallopeptidase yields the protein MRMSRNNYGRRRGGFRWQIMLVFAVGAFGYYMMNQETVPITGRKQLRTMKPAQEVQLGLQSYQQILADSQVLTSGPVVDATKSIGVRLAREAEKMIMEETGKETGFDWQFNVIESNQANAFALPGGYTAIYTGLIPIAENEDGLAVVMGHEIGHALAHHGAERMAQQNMQRIIGAGVAMGAGGMDMGAQKAVMGVFGGISQYGFALPFSRKHESEADEIGLYLVARACYDPREAPKLWERMGANAGQTPPEFQSTHPSPSTRVADFQRLMPKAIEIYNQNCTRKI from the coding sequence ATGAGAATGTCACGCAATAATTACGGACGACGTCGCGGCGGATTTCGCTGGCAGATTATGTTGGTCTTCGCGGTAGGTGCCTTTGGCTATTACATGATGAACCAAGAAACTGTGCCGATTACAGGACGTAAGCAATTGCGAACTATGAAACCAGCGCAAGAAGTACAACTTGGCTTGCAAAGCTATCAACAAATCCTTGCCGATAGTCAGGTTTTAACAAGCGGCCCGGTTGTTGATGCGACTAAGTCTATTGGTGTGCGCTTGGCCCGTGAAGCCGAAAAGATGATTATGGAAGAAACAGGCAAAGAAACCGGGTTTGATTGGCAGTTCAATGTTATTGAAAGTAATCAAGCCAATGCCTTTGCTCTGCCTGGGGGCTATACGGCCATATATACGGGGCTAATTCCTATTGCAGAAAATGAAGACGGCCTTGCCGTTGTCATGGGACACGAAATTGGTCACGCACTGGCCCATCACGGGGCCGAACGTATGGCCCAACAAAATATGCAGCGCATTATTGGCGCAGGTGTCGCTATGGGGGCCGGCGGTATGGATATGGGCGCACAAAAAGCGGTCATGGGTGTCTTTGGCGGTATTTCCCAATACGGCTTTGCGCTACCCTTTTCGCGTAAGCATGAGTCAGAGGCTGACGAGATTGGCTTATATCTTGTCGCGCGCGCCTGTTACGATCCGCGCGAAGCTCCGAAATTGTGGGAACGCATGGGGGCGAATGCGGGCCAAACCCCACCTGAATTTCAATCGACACACCCTTCACCATCTACGCGGGTCGCCGATTTTCAGCGTTTGATGCCAAAGGCTATTGAGATTTACAATCAAAATTGCACGCGAAAGATATAG